In Bordetella genomosp. 10, the genomic window TCATTGAGCCGTTTTTATTGAACCCTTCGGCTAGGGCTTTCGTTGCCGCTGGCGATACTCGGACGGGGAGCATCCCACGAACCTGGCGAAATCCAGGGCGAGATGCGCCTGGTCGAAATAGCCGAGCTCGGTCGCCAGATCGGAAAGCGCGCCCGGGTATCCCTCCGACAGCCGCCATGCCGCCTCCTGGATCCTGAATCGTTGGACCACCCATTTGGGAGGCACGCCGACGTAGTCGTGAAAGAGACGTTGCAGGCCGCGCAGGCTGCAATCCACCTCGCGCACGAATTGCTCGACGCTGGTCGGGCCGCCTTCCCGCGCCGCGATCGCCATCATGCCTGCTATCCGGTCGACCATGGGATCGGGTTCCGGAAGCCTGGGAAGAAGCAGGGCTTCCGCGGCCTGGACCATTTCCCGATCCGTGGCGCCGCGCAACACGATTTCCTCGGCTTCCAGTGGCGCCTGGTCCAGGATCATGCGCGTGGAGACCACGCGATCCGTTATCGCGGCGACGGGCTCGCGCAGGAAGGGCCGGAGGCCGCCGCAGCGGAACCTGACGCCGATGGCGCGGCCGCAGCCCTTTATCTCGCGGTCGAACACGCCTCGCATGACGCCGAACAGCGCCGTCTTGCCGGGGTCGAAGACCAGGTGGGCATTGGGGTAGGGCAGCACGCGCTGGATTTCCGGCGAGCGGTCCGCGAGGTCCCATTGCACCACCCAGTGGTAGTCGACGAAAGGGACGAGCGGCGCGGAGGGCGGGTACCGGTCCAGGCGAAAGCGCGCCTGCGCCCGCGTCGGGTCGAGCACGGCCTTGGGCAGGCGCGTTTGTTCAGGCGAAGGCGAACTGTCGTGTTTTTCCAAGACGGGCCTCCCGGCGTCCTATAGATTCTTCCCTTCCTGCCATGCAAGGAGAAGATCATGCCAGAGAATCGTTATCGGGGCGGCTGCCAATGCGGCGCGGTCAAGTACGAGGTCGAGGTGGATATCGGCGGCGCGGTGGTCTGCAATTGCTCGCGCTGCAAACCGATGGGTTTCGTGCTCGCGTTCGCGCCGCGCGACAAGTTCAAGCTCATCTCCGGCGCCGAGAACCTGACGGAGTATCGTTTCAATACCCACCAGATCCAGCATTTGTTCTGCCGCACCTGCGGCGTCCAGGGCTTCGCCTATGGCGAGACGAAAAACGGCGACAGGATCGCCGCCGTCAATCTCAATTGCCTGGAAGGGGTGGACGCCCGCGCCCTGAACCCGACGGCGGTGGACGGACGCAGCGCCTGACGCGCCGCGCAGTCCTACTGCAGCGTGCCCCAGCGCTCCACCGCCGCTTCGGCGGTCGCCCACTTCCAATTGGCCTGGTCCCGGCAAGCCGTGGCGGTGAACCATTGTTCCGGCGCATCGGCGGTATCGCCGTCCTGCACGGAAAAGGCGAATTCCTTGCAATCCGCCAGCGCCGACGAAAACTCGCGGGTCACGCGCACCTTGCCGTGGCCGTTCTCGACCGGCAGGAAGTGCTTGACGCGCCAAGTGCCGGTGCCGTCCACGGGCAACTGGCCGGCCGTCTGCGCAATGAGTATCTGCTGGTCCGCGTGCATGTTCTTCATGTAGCGGTTGACGGCCTCGTCGGTGACGGCCTGCACGGTGATGCCTATGCCGATGCCAACGGCCGGATTCGCGGTGACCACGCCGGAAGCCATCGCCGCCGCGGCGCCGCTTGCCGCGCCGATGGACGAGCAGCCGCTGGTCATGAGCGCAATGCAGCCGCCGAGCACGGCCAGCGCCGCCGGCACGCCCCATCGGCGCGCGCGGCGCTCATGCGGCGGGGAGGACGGCTGGTTGCGCGAGCGAGGGACCTTCCCTGGAACGAGGCTCGTGCTCATTGAAGCGAGCCCCACCGGTCCGTCGCCGGCTCCGCCGAGGCCCATTTCCACGTCTTTCCATCGCGGCACACGGACGCGACGTAGAACGCGCTGGAGGCCGCGGTGTCCTTGGTCGCGGGCTGGTCGACCGAGAAAACGATCTCCTTGCAGTCGAGTCCGCCGGTGCTTATGGTGCGGCTGACGGTCACGCGGCCGTGCGCGTCGTCCTCGATGGGGAAGGAGTGATCGATCGACCAGGGCGCCACGCCGCCCACGGCCAGCGGGCCGGCCGCCTTCGCGATGCTGTTCTGGGTATTGTTGTGGACCACCCGTTCGGTGTACTGGACCCCGGCCTTGGCCAGCGCGACGGCGCCCAGGCCGATGCCGGTCGCCACCGCGGCGTTGTTCGTCACCTTCGAGGCCAGGGCGGCGCCGCCGATACCGGCGCCCGCTTGCGCGCCTTCCGAATACAGCGAGCTGCAGGCTGAACAGCTCAAGCTCATGACCGCGGCCGCGAGGACATACAACGTGACCCGTTTGCCGGAGGCTGGAGCGGGGCTGCTTGCCGGCTTGCCGGCGGGCATCGACGCCCGGTTTATCTGGTAATTCTTCAGCGCTGTTGCTTCTCGCATCTTCTTTCCGTGCGGCGAATGGTCGATGTTTCGACTATATGGCTTCCCTGGCGCGCTCGACATCGTCGAGTCGCCTTTGCGTGCTGCGCATTTTGGCGGAATACGGGTGAAAGAGTGATAAAAAATGAAACAAGAGCGGGTGTCTCCACGTTCTTTTTATTCAAACGCTTATGAAATCCTGGCGATAAAAGCCTTCCATTTCCGTCTGCTCTTCGTAAGCGCGTTTTCATGATCGTCGATCCGGTCTTTCAATTCCATGAATGCGCGCGTGACTTTGGGAATGGCGTCCTGAAAATGCCGGTCGGGGTCCAGCATGGCGCCCTCGCGGATCACCGGGTCGGGTAGTCGAAGCGTGGGCGTGGTGGGAACCACGCTCATTCCGACCGCGGCCGCCACGCGTCGAAGCTGCCGGTCGCAGCGGGTGCCGCCGTGCCCGCCATAGGTCACGATCATCGTGGGTTTTTCCCGCCATTCCCGGTACAGGTGATCGATGGCGTTCTTGAGTACGGCGGGATAGCCCCAGTTGAATTGCGGCGTAATGAAGGCGACGGCGGCGGCGCCCTGGATTTTCTCGCTCCACGCGAGGGTGTGGGCCTGCGTGTAGCGCCCCAGGGCGGGTATGTCCTGGCTCGTCGTCCATCGGCAGCCGCCATTGCGCGAGGTCGACGACTTCATACAGGAAGTCCGGGCCGGCCCGCTGGGCGAGAGATTGCACCCATGCGGCGATCTGAGGGCACTTCCTGCCCGCTCGCGTGCTGCCCATGATCAGCAGCACGGTTTTCCTTGCGTCCATGGCGGCGCCTTCAAAAGCATGTACGATACATGTATTATGACGATCCCATGGGCAGGTGTAAAGCATGTACGATACACGTAATGTGGATGCCATCGCGGCGGCGCTCATCGAACTGACCGGGATGCTGAACAGCCCCCGTCAGGACGAAGTGCTGCTGCGCGCGGCGGGCGTGTCGCTGGACCGGGCGCTGTTCCCCTTGCTGGTGCGCCTGAGCGCGGCGCCGGCGCTGAGCGTTGCGCAGCTCGCGGAGAGGGCGGGCCGCGATCCCTCCACGGTCAGCCGCCAGATCGCCAAGCTGGAACGGCTTGGACTGGTCAAGCGGCCCGCCGCCGGCGAAGACATGCGGGTGAGGGCGGCCGCGATTACGAAGGCCGGGGCGCGCGCGGTCGACGCCATCGTCAAGGCGCGCCGTCAATTGCTAGGCGAGTTGATTGCCGCCTGGCCCACGGCAGAGCAGGAGGCGTTTCCGCTCTTGTTGCGAAAGTTCACCGATGCGATGAAGGAAAGGCAGGCGTAAGCCCGCCGCGCATTGAACTTCCCGCGTCCGCCCTTATCTTACGGGGATCATGGGAGGACTCACTATGCACGCCGCACGCTCCAAATCCTTCGCCGGATCGCTATTGCTGGCCGCCTGCCTGTTCGCCAGCGGCAGCGTGCTGGCCGCCGAGGCCACGCCGGACCAGGTGTACCAGGCCGCGCAGGCCGGCAACTACCGCCAGGCCCAGGAAATGATGGACCAGATCCTGCGCGATCATCCGAACAGCGCCAAGGCGCATTTCGTCGAGGCCGAACTGCTGGGCAAGCAGGGCAAGCTGCAACAGGCACAGGCGGAGCTGAATACCGCGCTGCGCCTGGATCCCGACCAGCGTTTCGCCAGACCCGGTTCGGTGGACGAATTGCGCACGCTGATCGCCTCGGGCAGCGCCGCGCACGCGCGCGGCGCCGCCGGCGGCATTCCCTGGGGGATGATGCTGGGCATCGCGGCGCTGGTGATCGTCATCGCGCTGGTCATGCAGGCCCGCCGGCGCGCCGCTTATGCGTCGGCCGCTTCCGGGCCTGGTCCTTATGGCTATGGCGGCGTCACGCGCACCACGCCTTATGGCGGGCCGCCTCCCGCCGGTCCGCAAGGCGGATACGGCTATCCAGGCGGCTATCCGGGCGGACCCGCGCCGGGCCAGGCCGGCGGCGGCCTGGGCTCCGGCATCCTGGGCGGCCTGGCGACCGGCGCCGCGGTGGGCGCGGGCGTGGCCGCCGGCGAGGCGCTGGTGAACCGGGTGCTGCACGGCGGCGCGCCGGCGACGGGCAATGCCGTCGATACCGGCGCGACGCGCGATGCCTCGGCGGATTCCACGGAAGCCGGCTACGACATGGGGGGCAAGGATTTCGGCCTGCGCGACGCCGGTTCCTGGGACGATGACGACCCGACCCGCAAGTTGAAGAACAACGACGACGGCAATGGCCAGACCTGGAATATCGACTATCCCTGGAGCAATAGCGATGCTTCCGGCGACGGCGGGGATTCCTGGGATAGCGGCGGCGGGTCCGACGACGACTGGACCTGATCGACGGCGCCGTCCCGCGGGCGTGACTGCGGGACGCGCATTGTCCCGCGGCCGCCGCGGCGGGTAGCCGCGGGATAGGCAGTACAGCGGGGCGATACAGCAGGGAGCGCGAGATTTCGGTATCGTGGCGTCCGGAATTTTCGATTGGCCCTGCCGCCTTGCTGGCCGGGAATCGCTGGAGGATGTCCATGTCGTCTTTGTGCGCGCGTCAAAGCCGCCTCGTTCGAGCGCGAACGCATGTCTTTATCGGGGCCTTGCTGGCCCTGGCTCTACAGTCCGCGAACGCCTACGCCAGCGACGTCGGCGAATGCAGGGCGGCCGGCGGCAAGCTGCTGGTGGGGCAGGTGGTCTCCCCGCCCAAGTTCCGGCACGGCATGTACAAGAAGGGCGTCGAGCTGTCGCATACCCATCTGACCTTGAAGGACCGGGACGGCGCGACGTATGACGTCGCCATCGACAATGTCTTCGCGTCGGGGTATCGGCCCCATTCGAAAGCCGTGCCGGCGCCGCTGGACACGATCGCGGTGGGCGACCGGCTGGAGGTCTGCGGCATTCCCTTCGACGGCGGCATCCATTGGGTCCACAACAATTGCGGCGATACGCCGACCAAGTCGGATCCCGACGGCTGGATCAAGGTGATCCAGGCCGATGGCAGCATGGGCCCGAACCTGGAAAGCAGCCAGACGTATTGCCGCCTCTGGCCGCGGCGCTAGCGGCATCGCCGGGCGGTTCCGCGCCCATGCGCGTCTTTCCGGGCCCGAATCGCGCCGGTTCCAAGTTCTGGATACCCCGTTCTAAAACAGCGGCATGGCTTCTATTTAAAGGGTAAACCCTTAATTGTAAGATGACCTGATATACGGATAAGCTGTGCGCCATGATGAGCTGTGACGCACGCGCTGCGCACGGACTTCATCTCCAATAAATAATTCCCAGATAACGAGACAAGGTCATGGCGATTTCCAGGGAGGCGGCCGGCGCGCATGCGGGCCGGGTCGTACTGTGTACCGGCGCGGCACAAGGAATAGGACGCGCCATGCTCGACGCTTTTGCCGCCCGAGGGGCGCGGCTGGCGTTGCTGGACATCGACGGCGAGGGGCTGTTCGCCGCGCAGGCGCAACTTCAGGAAGACTATCCCGGCATCCAAACCTTGTGCGTCGCCGCCTCGGTGGCCGACGACGTCCAGGTGGCGCAGGCTTTCGAAACGGTGCGCGCCCATTACGGACGGTTGGACGTGCTGCTGAACAACGCCGGCATTTCGATGAACCGGCCGTCGCTGGAACTGGCGCCGGCCGATTGGCGGCGCGCGATCGATATCGATCTTTCCGGGGTGTTCTATTGCTGCCAGCAAGCCGCGCGGCTGATGCAGCCGTCCGGCGGCGGCGTCATCCTGAATACGGCCTCGATGTATGGCGTGGTGGCCGCGCCCGAGCGGGCCGCCTATTGCGCGGCCAAGGCCGGCGTGGTGGCGCTGAGCAAGTCGCTGGCCGTGGAGTGGGCCGGGCTGGGCATCCGCGTCAACGCGCTGTGCCCGGGCTATATCCGCACCGCCCTGGTGGACGCGCTGATCGGGCGCGGCGCCCTGGACGCGGAGCGCATCGCCGCGCGCACGCCGCTGGGGCGCCTCGGCACGCCCGAGGACGTGGCCGCCGTGGCCTGCTTCCTGGCCTCCGACGAGGCCGCCTTCGTGACGGGCCACGCCATGCTGGCCGACGGCGGGTGGACCGCCAATGGATACCTGTAGGAATCGCCATGCCCAGACTTACGCCATTGACGCCGCGCTCCTCGTGGACCGCGCTGACCGCCACCGATGAGGATTGGGAGAACGCGGATCCCGCCTTGCTGGGCACCTTGCTGGCCCATTGCCATTTGATCCGCGGTTTCGAGGAGGCCGTCCTGGACCTGGCCGCGCAAGGCCTGGTGCATGGGCCGGCGCATTCGAGCATCGGGCAGGAGGGCGGCGCGGCCGGCTCCATCGTGACGCTGCGCGCGCGGGACGGCGTCAACGGTTCGCATCGGGGCCATCATCAGTTCCTGTCCAAGTCGCTGGCGTATCTGTGCCCGGACGGCATCGATCCGCGCGCCGAACTGGCGCCCGCGGTGCGGGACCTGCTGCAACGCACCCTGGCCGAAATCCTGGGCCTGGCGCAAGGCTTCTGCAACGGCCGCGGCGGCTCCATGCATTTGCGCTGGACCGAAGCGGGCGCGCTGGGCACCAATGCCATCGTCGGCGGCGGCGTGCCCATGGCGGCGGGGCAGGCCTGGGCGCATCGCCATGCGGGCACCGATGCGGTGATGGTCAGCTATTTCGGCGACGGCGCGGTGAATATCGGCTCGGTGCTGGAGACGATGAACCTGGCGGCCGCGTGGAAGCTGCCCCTGTGCTTCTTCATCGAGAACAACCGCTATGCGGTGTCGACCCACGTCGAGGAAAGCACCGCCGAGCCGCGCCTGTCGGCGCGCGGCCTGGGCTTCAACATTCC contains:
- a CDS encoding helix-turn-helix domain-containing protein, whose protein sequence is MEKHDSSPSPEQTRLPKAVLDPTRAQARFRLDRYPPSAPLVPFVDYHWVVQWDLADRSPEIQRVLPYPNAHLVFDPGKTALFGVMRGVFDREIKGCGRAIGVRFRCGGLRPFLREPVAAITDRVVSTRMILDQAPLEAEEIVLRGATDREMVQAAEALLLPRLPEPDPMVDRIAGMMAIAAREGGPTSVEQFVREVDCSLRGLQRLFHDYVGVPPKWVVQRFRIQEAAWRLSEGYPGALSDLATELGYFDQAHLALDFARFVGCSPSEYRQRQRKP
- a CDS encoding GFA family protein, whose protein sequence is MPENRYRGGCQCGAVKYEVEVDIGGAVVCNCSRCKPMGFVLAFAPRDKFKLISGAENLTEYRFNTHQIQHLFCRTCGVQGFAYGETKNGDRIAAVNLNCLEGVDARALNPTAVDGRSA
- a CDS encoding NADPH-dependent FMN reductase, whose protein sequence is MKSSTSRNGGCRWTTSQDIPALGRYTQAHTLAWSEKIQGAAAVAFITPQFNWGYPAVLKNAIDHLYREWREKPTMIVTYGGHGGTRCDRQLRRVAAAVGMSVVPTTPTLRLPDPVIREGAMLDPDRHFQDAIPKVTRAFMELKDRIDDHENALTKSRRKWKAFIARIS
- a CDS encoding MarR family winged helix-turn-helix transcriptional regulator — its product is MYDTRNVDAIAAALIELTGMLNSPRQDEVLLRAAGVSLDRALFPLLVRLSAAPALSVAQLAERAGRDPSTVSRQIAKLERLGLVKRPAAGEDMRVRAAAITKAGARAVDAIVKARRQLLGELIAAWPTAEQEAFPLLLRKFTDAMKERQA
- a CDS encoding tetratricopeptide repeat protein, with the protein product MHAARSKSFAGSLLLAACLFASGSVLAAEATPDQVYQAAQAGNYRQAQEMMDQILRDHPNSAKAHFVEAELLGKQGKLQQAQAELNTALRLDPDQRFARPGSVDELRTLIASGSAAHARGAAGGIPWGMMLGIAALVIVIALVMQARRRAAYASAASGPGPYGYGGVTRTTPYGGPPPAGPQGGYGYPGGYPGGPAPGQAGGGLGSGILGGLATGAAVGAGVAAGEALVNRVLHGGAPATGNAVDTGATRDASADSTEAGYDMGGKDFGLRDAGSWDDDDPTRKLKNNDDGNGQTWNIDYPWSNSDASGDGGDSWDSGGGSDDDWT
- a CDS encoding SDR family NAD(P)-dependent oxidoreductase; the encoded protein is MAISREAAGAHAGRVVLCTGAAQGIGRAMLDAFAARGARLALLDIDGEGLFAAQAQLQEDYPGIQTLCVAASVADDVQVAQAFETVRAHYGRLDVLLNNAGISMNRPSLELAPADWRRAIDIDLSGVFYCCQQAARLMQPSGGGVILNTASMYGVVAAPERAAYCAAKAGVVALSKSLAVEWAGLGIRVNALCPGYIRTALVDALIGRGALDAERIAARTPLGRLGTPEDVAAVACFLASDEAAFVTGHAMLADGGWTANGYL